One window from the genome of Antricoccus suffuscus encodes:
- a CDS encoding SGNH/GDSL hydrolase family protein, translating to MTRAAIRRRAGRRLMRPLLMLLTFALLGAVTVTSPTAAVPGQTAGSTTVQHYPVVLGLGDSVTAGTACNCEDFITRFADAISTSSGHRSVGINLGVPGSTSADLESDLDNSDKVRNDVREAGTVIITIGANDLNTDLQDEQAGACDESCYGPDIAEVRTRVGHILQQIRALRGGQPTKVFVTNYWNVFADGDVAIADSGQQQLAWSDAVTRQANTALCSAADLAGAVCVDLYSAFKGTGEKDPTRLLASDGDHPNAAGSKMITAALLAAAGN from the coding sequence GTGACCAGAGCGGCGATACGGCGGCGCGCGGGCCGCCGACTCATGCGCCCGCTCCTAATGCTGCTCACGTTCGCTCTGCTCGGAGCGGTAACGGTAACCAGCCCCACAGCAGCAGTACCCGGTCAGACAGCGGGCAGCACTACCGTTCAGCACTATCCGGTAGTACTCGGTCTCGGTGACTCTGTCACTGCCGGGACGGCCTGCAACTGTGAGGACTTCATCACCCGCTTTGCCGATGCGATCTCCACTTCCAGCGGCCACCGCTCGGTGGGGATCAATCTCGGCGTCCCCGGTTCGACGAGCGCGGATCTTGAATCCGACCTGGACAACTCCGACAAGGTACGTAACGACGTCCGCGAAGCCGGCACGGTCATCATCACCATCGGCGCCAATGATCTGAACACGGACCTGCAAGACGAGCAAGCCGGTGCCTGCGATGAGTCCTGCTATGGCCCCGATATCGCCGAGGTAAGAACACGCGTCGGCCATATCCTGCAGCAAATCCGGGCACTGCGGGGCGGGCAGCCGACCAAAGTATTCGTCACCAACTACTGGAACGTGTTTGCTGATGGCGATGTCGCGATAGCGGATAGTGGGCAGCAACAGCTCGCCTGGAGCGACGCGGTGACCCGGCAGGCCAATACCGCTCTGTGCAGCGCCGCCGACCTCGCTGGCGCGGTGTGCGTGGACCTATATTCCGCCTTCAAAGGGACCGGTGAAAAGGATCCGACGCGGCTGCTCGCCTCTGATGGCGATCACCCGAACGCCGCCGGCAGCAAGATGATTACCGCCGCGTTGCTGGCCGCCGCTGGCAACTAG
- a CDS encoding response regulator transcription factor encodes MRLLIVEDEPRLAVLLRRGFQGEGYAVDLADAGDEGLWRASETDYDGVILDVMLPAMNGIEVCRRLRSAGRWVPIIMLTARDQVADRIAGLDAGADDYLAKPFSFAELAARMRALIRRGEVDRPVVMEIGTLTLDPAAHTAYRGQDLLELTATEFAVLELLMRYPGEALTRTRILHHVWDVAYDATSNVVDQHIGLLRKKIDRPYGREDIQTVRGVGYRLAVDTQQ; translated from the coding sequence ATGCGATTGCTGATCGTCGAGGATGAGCCGCGCCTCGCCGTACTGCTGCGCCGCGGTTTCCAAGGCGAGGGGTACGCCGTCGATCTCGCGGACGCCGGCGACGAAGGACTGTGGCGGGCGAGCGAGACCGACTACGACGGGGTCATTCTTGACGTGATGTTGCCTGCCATGAATGGCATCGAGGTGTGCCGTCGCTTGCGGTCAGCGGGCCGCTGGGTGCCAATCATCATGCTGACCGCTCGGGACCAAGTCGCCGATCGGATCGCCGGTCTCGATGCAGGCGCGGACGACTATCTCGCTAAGCCGTTCTCGTTCGCTGAGCTTGCGGCCCGAATGCGAGCATTGATCCGGCGGGGTGAGGTCGACCGGCCCGTAGTGATGGAGATCGGGACACTCACTCTCGATCCGGCGGCTCACACGGCGTACCGCGGACAGGATCTGCTTGAGTTGACGGCTACGGAGTTCGCCGTCCTCGAACTCCTGATGCGGTATCCGGGCGAGGCGCTCACGCGGACTCGGATTCTTCATCATGTATGGGATGTCGCGTACGACGCGACGAGCAATGTGGTGGATCAGCACATAGGACTACTACGTAAGAAGATCGACCGGCCATATGGGCGCGAGGACATCCAGACGGTCCGCGGTGTCGGGTATCGCCTTGCGGTGGACACTCAGCAGTGA
- a CDS encoding sensor histidine kinase translates to MTTAEHQAAAPLAGERRAGSRIVWPRSLRGRLSSAYTVVAAIVLLLMVLIFLHQFRSALLTTLDRSLAVRAASSVAALREAATPDFPDTQSSGSATKGTDAFTVVYDTTGAVASAEPVGLTTDLIPKAQRAAALKSPVHGDTTVMGARFRFYAVPVSRADGTWLVVAGASYRSTDQAVDAVTRVLMFGVPILLVLAGFGAWVLSGLSLRGVGRMRAEAADLGANDASGRVSEPSAEELKELARTFNRLLDRLYQSLVHQRALVADAGHELRTPLTVLRTELELADKPGRSREALADSVNHARGEVDRLIELADGLLFLAQADRGDTAGVADPVKPFDIVGAAVRAYESRFAIAKINLEQRCAVDLIVTADGNALRRAIDNLLSNALNNTPDYGTIRIDVDLVNEGSDIEVAVSDTGPGFPAEFLPYAFERFRKADDARTRAPGGGSGLGLAIVQQIAAWHGGSVTAMNLPAGGARVVIRIPIKSPLR, encoded by the coding sequence GTGACCACCGCCGAGCACCAGGCGGCCGCACCACTGGCCGGTGAGCGACGTGCGGGATCGCGCATCGTCTGGCCACGCAGCCTTCGAGGTCGACTGTCGTCGGCGTACACCGTCGTCGCGGCGATCGTGCTCTTATTGATGGTGCTCATCTTTCTGCACCAGTTCCGCAGTGCTCTACTGACCACGCTCGATCGCAGTCTTGCTGTGCGGGCAGCTTCGTCGGTCGCGGCGCTGCGCGAGGCGGCAACACCTGACTTCCCGGATACGCAATCGTCTGGGTCGGCGACGAAAGGGACTGACGCTTTCACCGTCGTTTATGACACAACTGGCGCGGTTGCCTCAGCCGAGCCGGTGGGTCTGACGACCGATCTGATCCCAAAGGCGCAACGGGCCGCCGCGCTCAAAAGTCCGGTGCATGGCGATACGACCGTCATGGGCGCGCGGTTCCGTTTCTACGCCGTGCCGGTGAGCCGGGCAGACGGGACGTGGCTGGTCGTCGCGGGCGCGAGCTACCGTTCGACGGACCAGGCGGTAGACGCAGTTACTCGGGTGTTGATGTTCGGCGTACCGATCCTGCTGGTATTGGCCGGTTTTGGGGCGTGGGTTCTCAGCGGACTGTCGTTACGCGGCGTCGGCCGGATGCGGGCAGAGGCCGCCGATCTCGGCGCGAATGACGCGTCGGGGCGGGTTAGCGAACCGTCCGCGGAAGAACTTAAGGAGCTGGCTCGCACGTTCAACCGACTGCTGGATCGGCTGTACCAGAGCCTTGTTCATCAGCGGGCGCTGGTTGCTGACGCCGGTCACGAACTGCGCACACCGCTCACGGTCCTGCGCACGGAGCTTGAACTTGCCGACAAGCCGGGACGCAGCCGCGAAGCGCTCGCCGATTCGGTGAACCACGCGAGAGGGGAAGTAGATCGGCTGATCGAGCTCGCTGACGGCCTGTTGTTCCTGGCCCAGGCCGATCGGGGTGACACGGCGGGGGTGGCCGACCCCGTCAAACCCTTTGACATTGTCGGTGCGGCGGTTCGCGCCTATGAGTCGCGGTTCGCTATTGCGAAGATCAACCTGGAACAGCGATGTGCGGTGGACCTGATCGTTACCGCCGATGGCAATGCGCTGCGGCGCGCGATCGACAACCTGCTAAGCAACGCGCTCAACAACACGCCGGACTACGGCACCATCCGGATTGACGTCGACCTGGTTAATGAGGGCTCTGATATCGAGGTCGCCGTGTCGGACACGGGACCGGGGTTTCCCGCAGAGTTTTTGCCGTACGCGTTTGAGCGGTTTCGCAAGGCGGACGATGCACGCACTCGCGCGCCGGGCGGTGGAAGTGGTTTGGGTTTGGCGATCGTCCAGCAGATTGCGGCATGGCATGGCGGATCGGTTACGGCAATGAACCTGCCCGCGGGTGGCGCCCGGGTAGTGATCCGGATCCCGATAAAGTCGCCGCTCCGATAA